A genomic region of Pelodiscus sinensis isolate JC-2024 chromosome 1, ASM4963464v1, whole genome shotgun sequence contains the following coding sequences:
- the PROSER1 gene encoding proline and serine-rich protein 1 has product MDKKSFETVLDEIRKAVLTEYKLKAIEYVHGYFSSEQIVELLRYFSWAEPQLKAMKALQHKMVAVPASKVVNILNCFTFSKDKLVALELLASNIVDAQNYRLIEDLFRINMSEKKRCRRILEQASKGGCKAPHAMISSCGMIPGNPYPKGKPSRINGIFPGTPIKKETEECTNEGKGIAARILGPSKPAPATYNPHKPVPYPIPPCRPHATIAPSAYNNAGLVPMASVLAPGLPAPPPYTPNQVGSENEDLSNQAKPSQSQAFSAQANQLFTAHGSNPSTPAATPVPTPSPVKTLSHPLASATAVIPGMSMSTPVLPVFPGQVSSSIHTSQPSTPTPSVIKSLSLPGVPVTSVHSATSIPIPAIFSGLASIPAATSAPQSSSAPCATPASNEAFASASAPFAGLPFSAASSVASVSNPTPLSSVFAGLPLSLTPTPQGISSPIPSAIASSPATSISGPLSLPNPILSVLKGFLTSNDTSLINALPSAVTSELASLSALANQSSEPPASSVNKCYTPSATPTPQRSSTPGLAIFPGLPSPSVANPSSTPPTLPTQSPLTTSPSIIPVSCGSSVALLHGASPTNPEQQISVASAATGVPVLVKTEPMSPTLSAFKGPSHSAGPSHGTLGLSALGRAYTSATSVPVSLPSSLNPALSGLSSLSAPLNSSTSLTSISLAPHASSAPVAPVFNGLPPFTSLTSNFAFTGNPALTPPVTVPGSLLGTPSTTASSMSASHLTSTAAVLSGLTASATVSAPPFPLNLSSAVPSLFSVTQGPLGSSNPSFPGFPVSNTPTVTPALPSFPGLQASSTVAAVAPLPAAATAPSPAPVLPGFASAFSSNFNSALVAQAGLTSGLQTPGNTVFPGLLSLPGIPGFTQSATQSSLQELQHSAAAQSALLQAHSASALDNYPAQPDGFASYPSAPGTPFSLQTSLPQSGWQ; this is encoded by the exons CAACATTGTTGATGCTCAGAATTACCGCCTTATTGAGGACTTGTTCAGAATTAACATGTCAGAGAAGAAAAGGTGCAGGAGAATTCTTGAGCAG GCTTCCAAAGGAGGCTGTAAAGCCCCTCATGCTATGATATCTTCCTGTGGCATGATTCCTGGAAACCCTTATCCCAAGGGGAAACCAAGTCGCATAAATGGAATTTTCCCA GGAACACCTATCAAAAAAGAGACTGAAGAATGTACTAACGAAGGGAAGGGAATTGCAGCCCGTATACTTGGACCATCCAAACCA GCTCCAGCAACATACAACCCACACAAACCTGTTCCATATCCCATCCCACCATGCCGGCCGCATGCAACTATTGCACCAA gTGCTTACAACAATGCTGGTCTAGTTCCAATGGCCAGTGTCTTAGCACCAGGCTTACCAGCTCCTCCACCATATACCCCTAATCAAGTGGGATCAG AAAACGAAGACCTTTCCAATCAAGCAAAACCTTCTCAAAGTCAAG CTTTTTCTGCACAAGCGAATCAGCTCTTTACTGCTCATGGTTCTAATCCTTCAACACCTGCTGCTACTCCAGTCCCTACCCCATCCCCTGTCAAGACGTTAAGCCATCCATTAGCATCTGCAACTGCTGTCATTCCTGGGATGAGCATGTCTACCCCTGTGCTTCCTGTTTTCCCAGGGCAGGTCTCCTCTTCCATCCATACATCTCAGCCATCAACCCCGACCCCATCTGTCATCAAATCACTTTCATTGCCTGGTGTTCCTGTCACATCTGTTCATAGTGCAACTTCCATCCCTATTCCTGCAATTTTCTCTGGACTGGCTTCTATCCCTGCTGCTACATCAGCTCCACAAAGTTCTTCCGCACCATGTGCCACACCTGCCTCTAATGAAGCTTTTGCATCTGCTTCTGCACCATTTGCTGGCCTCCCTTTTTCTGCAGCCTCTTCAGTTGCTTCAGTTAGTAATCCTACTCCGTTGTCATCAGTTTTTGCTGGCCTCCCTTTGTCCTTGACCCCCACTCCTCAAGGGATATCTAGTCCCATTCCCTCTGCAATTGCTAGTTCTCCTGCCACTAGCATCTCTGGCCCGCTTAGCTTGCCTAATCCAATTCTGTCTGTCTTAAAGGGATTTCTGACGTCAAATGATACCTCATTAATCAATGCTTTACCTTCTGCTGTGACAAGTGAGCTTGCTTCTTTATCTGCCCTTGCTAATCAAAGCTCTGAGCCTCCCGCCTCCtctgtaaacaaatgttatacTCCGTCTGCCACACCAACACCACAACGTTCTTCCACACCAGGGCTGGCCATTTTCCCGGGTCTTCCATCTCCCTCTGTAGCCAATCCTAGTTCCACTCCCCCAACATTGCCAACGCAGTCACCGTTAACCACTTCCCCATCTATTATACCAGTCAGCTGTGGCTCCTCAGTTGCTCTTTTGCATGGTGCGAGCCCCACTAATCCCGAGCAGCAAATTTCAGTTGCCTCAGCTGCCACAGGTGTTCCAGTTCTGGTCAAAACTGAACCCATGAGCCCTACTCTTTCAGCCTTCAAAGGCCCTTCTCATTCGGCTGGCCCTTCTCATGGCACGCTAGGTTTGTCAGCACTTGGGCGTGCCTATACCTCAGCAACTTCAGTGCCAGTCAGTTTACCTAGTTCCCTTAATCCAGCATTATCAGGTCTCTcctctttgagtgctcctttaaacAGCTCCACTTCTCTTACCTCCATTTCCCTTGCCCCACATGCTTCCTCTGCTCCTGTTGCACCAGTATTTAATGGATTGCCCCCTTTCACGTCGCTAACCAGTAACTTTGCTTTTACTGGTAACCCAGCACTTACGCCACCGGTCACTGTCCCGGGGTCTTTGTTAGGCACTCCATCTACCACTGCTTCATCTATGTCTGCTTCTCATTTGACTTCTACAGCAGCTGTTCTCTCAGGGCTCACTGCTTCAGCAACAGTCTCTGCTCCACCCTTTCCGCTTAACTTGTCCAGTGCCGTCCCCTCCCTATTTTCTGTTACCCAGGGGCCTCTGGGATCATCAAACCCATCCTTCCCTGGTTTCCCTGTCTCTAACACACCCACTGTCACTCCAGCTCTCCCTTCTTTCCCTGGCCTCCAGGCATCTTCTACAGTAGCAGCAGTTGCACCGCTGCCggcagctgccacagccccatCTCCGGCTCCGGTCCTGCCAGGGTTTGCCTCGGCCTTTAGCTCAAACTTCAACTCTGCACTTGTTGCACAGGCTGG CTTGACTTCTGGTCTTCAAACCCCAGGAAACACAGTTTTCCCTGGACTCTTGTCTCTTCCTGGTATCCCTGGATTTACCCAAAGTGCCACACAGTCTTCCCTGCAAGAATTGCAGCATAGTGCAGCAGCACAGTCAGCACTATTACAG GCTCATTCAGCTTCAGCTCTAGATAACTATCCAGCTCAGCCTGATGGTTTTGCTAGCTATCCCTCTGCACCAGGAACACCGTTTTCATTGCAGACGAGTCTGCCCCAGAGTGGATGGCAATAA